A part of Geothrix oryzae genomic DNA contains:
- a CDS encoding peptidyl-prolyl cis-trans isomerase has translation MLRSFRQVFKSNRTPMAAVMIVVLLGLVAYLAPSGRVDTPDTVVARVYGREVLLRDMSEHMQELYQRFGKQGNPEALKPFIQSQALRDLMNQKLMEELADRHGVVVTDEEVGARLRAFLRQYPVLLDPQGNLKSTAELKQIFQETGFNPALQERNLRNELLRTKLIQQAALQVPVDEPWLAVEHRLRNEKVGFQQATLAVDAAVVADPGDAALEAIYKAGSQRFLQPPRRVIQFVTVDRAALGKAAETDEAALKAAFEARKSDYIEFKARHILFKAEGDAQMQEATAKAQLLRERLVKGQDFGKAAEELSEDPSAKGNGGDLGWFNAARMVKPFSDAAAALKPGEISQPVRTQYGVHLIKLEGRREKRFDDVKAQLAQEVSDGRFNTRAQERLEQIRKRANGGDLAAAAKSLGSQAQLSQPFANEPGAQSEGLPELPQLAGEAFRLKVGEVSKPQRIGDRHLIFRVQEELPEAVPPFKEVRAKVLAAYRLEEARKQTLAKAQQALQSGGLQAVGPISDQAAAPLNGLRDLVAHPSIRKALLETPVGQTTPLLWTQDGKLWVARITSREPAPALTFESRRGLIQEVQTTEAQKLLSAELQALDQQGRQRPGFSSFWGHFSGIYVNASAVQVPVEE, from the coding sequence ATGCTGCGTTCCTTCCGTCAGGTCTTCAAATCCAACCGCACGCCCATGGCGGCGGTGATGATCGTGGTCCTCCTGGGCCTGGTGGCCTACCTGGCCCCTTCCGGCCGGGTGGACACCCCAGATACCGTCGTGGCGCGGGTCTACGGCCGCGAGGTGCTGCTGCGGGACATGTCCGAGCACATGCAGGAGCTCTACCAGCGCTTCGGCAAGCAGGGCAATCCCGAAGCCCTCAAACCCTTCATCCAGTCCCAGGCCCTGCGCGACCTGATGAACCAGAAGCTCATGGAGGAGCTGGCGGACCGGCACGGGGTGGTGGTCACCGACGAGGAAGTCGGCGCCCGCCTCCGGGCCTTCCTGCGCCAGTACCCCGTCCTGCTGGATCCCCAGGGCAACCTGAAGTCCACGGCGGAGCTCAAGCAGATCTTCCAGGAAACCGGCTTCAACCCCGCCCTGCAGGAGCGGAACCTCCGCAACGAACTGCTGCGGACCAAGCTGATTCAGCAGGCGGCCCTCCAGGTGCCCGTGGATGAGCCCTGGCTGGCGGTGGAACATCGCCTGCGCAACGAGAAGGTGGGCTTCCAGCAGGCCACCCTGGCCGTGGACGCCGCCGTGGTGGCCGATCCCGGCGACGCCGCCCTCGAGGCCATCTACAAGGCCGGCAGCCAGCGCTTCCTCCAGCCCCCCCGGCGCGTCATCCAGTTCGTGACTGTGGACCGCGCCGCCCTGGGCAAGGCCGCCGAGACCGACGAAGCCGCCCTCAAGGCCGCCTTCGAGGCCCGCAAGAGCGACTACATCGAGTTCAAGGCCCGGCACATCCTCTTCAAGGCCGAGGGCGACGCCCAGATGCAGGAGGCCACCGCCAAGGCCCAGCTGCTGCGCGAGCGGCTGGTCAAGGGCCAGGACTTCGGCAAGGCCGCCGAGGAGCTCAGTGAGGATCCCAGCGCCAAGGGCAATGGCGGCGATCTCGGCTGGTTCAATGCCGCCCGGATGGTCAAGCCGTTCTCGGACGCTGCTGCCGCCCTGAAGCCCGGCGAGATCAGCCAGCCCGTGCGCACCCAGTACGGCGTCCACCTCATCAAGCTCGAAGGCCGCCGCGAGAAGCGCTTCGACGATGTGAAGGCCCAGCTGGCCCAGGAAGTCTCCGACGGCCGCTTCAACACCCGCGCCCAGGAGCGCCTCGAGCAGATCCGCAAGCGCGCCAACGGCGGCGACCTGGCCGCGGCCGCCAAGAGCCTGGGCAGCCAGGCCCAGCTCAGCCAGCCCTTTGCCAACGAGCCCGGCGCCCAGTCCGAGGGCCTGCCCGAGCTGCCCCAGCTCGCTGGCGAGGCCTTCCGCCTGAAGGTGGGCGAGGTGTCCAAGCCCCAGCGCATCGGCGACCGCCACCTGATCTTCCGAGTGCAGGAGGAGCTGCCCGAGGCCGTGCCCCCCTTCAAGGAAGTCCGCGCCAAGGTCCTGGCGGCCTACCGCCTCGAAGAGGCCCGGAAGCAGACCCTCGCCAAGGCCCAGCAGGCCCTCCAGTCCGGCGGCCTGCAGGCCGTGGGCCCCATCAGCGACCAGGCGGCCGCGCCCCTCAACGGGCTGCGCGACCTGGTGGCCCACCCGAGCATCCGCAAGGCCCTGCTGGAGACCCCCGTGGGTCAGACCACACCCCTGCTCTGGACCCAGGACGGCAAGCTATGGGTGGCCCGCATCACCTCCCGCGAGCCCGCCCCCGCCCTCACCTTCGAAAGCCGCCGGGGCCTGATCCAGGAAGTCCAGACCACCGAAGCCCAGAAGCTCCTGTCGGCGGAACTGCAGGCCCTCGACCAGCAGGGTCGCCAGCGCCCCGGCTTCAGCAGCTTCTGGGGCCACTTCAGCGGCATCTATGTGAACGCCAGCGCCGTCCAGGTGCCCGTGGAAGAGTAG
- the def gene encoding peptide deformylase, with protein sequence MAVLPVITWGDPRLKKNSEDVGEWTPELEQLSEDMFETTLFEEGVGLAAPQIGRNLNLAVIDCSCGEDPAQRIILINPEIILEEGVQVGPEGCLSIPGVREVLERPQKVTIRNRAKDGSWHELVGEDLLARAFCHEIDHLRGRLFVEYFGPVKRQVIQRRYQKQARS encoded by the coding sequence ATGGCCGTCTTGCCCGTCATCACCTGGGGGGATCCCCGCCTCAAGAAGAACAGCGAGGATGTGGGCGAATGGACCCCCGAGCTGGAGCAGCTCTCGGAGGACATGTTCGAGACCACCCTCTTTGAAGAGGGCGTGGGGCTCGCGGCCCCCCAGATCGGCCGGAACCTGAACCTGGCGGTGATCGACTGCTCCTGCGGCGAGGATCCGGCCCAGAGGATCATCCTCATCAATCCCGAGATCATCCTGGAGGAAGGGGTCCAGGTGGGCCCCGAGGGCTGCCTGTCCATCCCGGGCGTCCGCGAGGTGCTGGAGCGCCCCCAGAAGGTGACGATCCGGAACCGCGCCAAGGACGGCAGCTGGCATGAGCTGGTGGGGGAAGACCTGCTGGCCCGGGCCTTCTGCCACGAGATCGACCACCTGCGCGGCCGGCTCTTCGTGGAATACTTCGGCCCGGTGAAGCGTCAGGTCATCCAGCGCAGATACCAGAAACAGGCCCGGTCATGA
- the fmt gene encoding methionyl-tRNA formyltransferase: MTRIAFLGTPRAAVPSLRALAEEGIEAVFCNPDRPSGRGRHVEAPPVKAAALELGLPVHQPLSWRAPEVRELWESLRIDLAIVVAYGHLLPRWMLDSCPRGVWNLHFSLLPRWRGAAPVNHALMAGDEETGVSLMRLTEGLDEGPVLAQSHRPIGQEDTAESLLAALSKDAADLLMDQLPLLLCGCGEPVEQRHELATYASKLRRDMSPLDWRRPAADLHRQVRALWPWPGSELQMEGQALKVCAVGALRACYRDPGQLLWGKEGAWLTTPEGALELTQLQRPGKPVQPALQALQPWGASGNRTLG; this comes from the coding sequence ATGACCCGAATCGCCTTCCTCGGCACCCCCCGCGCGGCTGTTCCGTCGCTGCGGGCCCTCGCCGAGGAAGGCATCGAAGCCGTGTTCTGCAATCCCGACCGGCCTTCGGGGCGGGGACGCCATGTCGAGGCCCCGCCCGTGAAGGCGGCCGCCCTGGAGCTGGGCCTGCCCGTCCACCAGCCCCTGAGCTGGCGGGCACCGGAGGTCCGGGAACTCTGGGAATCCTTGCGGATCGACCTGGCCATCGTGGTCGCCTACGGCCACCTCCTCCCGCGCTGGATGCTGGACTCCTGCCCCCGGGGCGTATGGAACCTGCACTTCTCCCTGTTGCCCCGCTGGCGCGGTGCGGCCCCTGTGAACCACGCCCTGATGGCCGGCGACGAGGAGACCGGCGTCAGCCTCATGCGCCTGACCGAAGGGCTGGACGAGGGGCCCGTGCTGGCCCAGTCCCACCGACCCATCGGCCAGGAGGACACCGCCGAGAGCCTGCTGGCCGCCCTCTCCAAGGATGCCGCCGACCTGCTCATGGATCAGCTGCCCCTTCTGCTCTGCGGTTGCGGCGAACCTGTGGAGCAGCGGCACGAGCTGGCCACCTACGCCTCGAAGCTCCGCAGGGACATGAGCCCCCTCGACTGGCGCCGCCCCGCAGCGGACCTGCACCGCCAGGTGCGGGCCCTCTGGCCCTGGCCCGGCTCCGAGCTGCAGATGGAGGGCCAGGCCCTCAAGGTCTGCGCCGTGGGGGCGCTGCGCGCCTGCTATCGCGATCCCGGCCAGCTGCTCTGGGGCAAGGAGGGTGCCTGGCTCACCACGCCGGAAGGCGCCCTGGAACTCACGCAGCTCCAGCGCCCCGGCAAGCCCGTCCAGCCCGCCCTGCAGGCCCTCCAGCCCTGGGGAGCCAGCGGCAACCGGACCCTCGGCTAG
- a CDS encoding DedA family protein yields the protein MLQKILAPIVAWMVAVMAAMGPLGVMLLMAIESACIPLPSEVIMPFAGYLAYKGQLTFFGLGAGNPVAQIWIAGIFGALGCNLGSVPAYEVGAWGGRRAVEKYGRYIWLHTGHLDQAHRFFERFGPWAIFIGRLLPVVRTFIALPAGIARMDRTRFHLYTFAGSLPWCLGLAWVGYKLGEKWNTLGQYFHKLDAVIGVLIVAGVAWFIYDHVKHRAKG from the coding sequence ATGCTGCAGAAGATCCTCGCCCCGATCGTCGCCTGGATGGTGGCCGTCATGGCCGCCATGGGGCCCCTCGGCGTCATGCTGCTCATGGCCATCGAAAGCGCCTGCATCCCCCTGCCCAGCGAAGTGATCATGCCCTTCGCGGGCTACCTCGCCTACAAGGGCCAGCTCACCTTCTTCGGCCTCGGCGCGGGCAATCCCGTGGCCCAGATCTGGATCGCGGGTATCTTCGGGGCCCTCGGCTGCAACCTGGGCAGCGTTCCCGCCTACGAGGTGGGCGCCTGGGGCGGGCGGCGCGCCGTGGAGAAGTACGGCCGCTACATCTGGCTGCACACGGGCCACCTGGATCAGGCGCACCGCTTCTTCGAGCGGTTCGGTCCCTGGGCCATCTTCATCGGCCGCCTGCTGCCCGTCGTGCGCACCTTCATCGCCCTGCCCGCCGGCATCGCCCGCATGGACCGCACCCGCTTCCACCTCTACACCTTCGCCGGCAGCCTGCCCTGGTGCCTGGGCCTGGCCTGGGTGGGCTACAAGCTCGGCGAGAAGTGGAACACCCTCGGCCAGTACTTCCACAAGCTGGATGCCGTCATCGGCGTACTCATCGTGGCGGGCGTGGCGTGGTTCATCTACGACCATGTTAAGCACCGGGCCAAGGGCTGA
- the smpB gene encoding SsrA-binding protein SmpB, whose product MPEDLVRNRKAFHDYHVLETWEAGIALQGTEVKSLRAGLGQLQDAYVDAVGGELWLKQAHISPYAFGTDANHEPLRPRKLLLHKAEITKMTAKVVRKGLTIIPLAIYLNDQGMIKVKVALAEGKAHSDKREALKQREQKREMDRIRKGARE is encoded by the coding sequence ATGCCCGAAGATCTCGTCCGCAACCGCAAAGCCTTCCACGACTACCATGTCCTCGAGACCTGGGAGGCGGGGATCGCCCTGCAGGGCACCGAGGTCAAGTCCCTCCGCGCGGGCCTGGGCCAGCTGCAGGATGCCTATGTGGATGCCGTGGGCGGCGAGCTCTGGTTGAAGCAGGCCCACATCTCCCCCTATGCGTTCGGCACGGATGCCAACCACGAGCCCCTGCGTCCCCGCAAGCTGCTGCTGCACAAGGCCGAGATCACCAAGATGACGGCCAAGGTGGTGCGCAAGGGCCTGACCATCATCCCCCTGGCGATCTACCTGAACGATCAGGGGATGATCAAGGTGAAGGTGGCCCTGGCCGAGGGCAAGGCCCACAGCGACAAGCGCGAGGCCCTGAAGCAGCGCGAGCAGAAGCGCGAGATGGACCGCATCCGCAAGGGCGCCCGGGAGTAG
- a CDS encoding cupredoxin domain-containing protein: protein MSRIRGLLLLAAAWPILAGELKGPVTILRKDGRRLEALADGLAMLEPLGPKPRLEKRPLTRIRTLGKRFVPRVSWTTPGSEVAFPNLDHILHNVFSPCCANPFDTGTYRPGDSPRITVQKPGLVKLYCNVHNGMNAFLWVVETPWVQPLDARAGLDFRELPPGPYRLRIWHPETGEKVWMVSIGEGTTRGGWTLSATLPALEPHKNKFGQDYPPAKDESSY, encoded by the coding sequence ATGAGCCGGATCCGGGGCCTCCTGCTGCTGGCCGCGGCCTGGCCGATCCTGGCCGGCGAGCTGAAGGGCCCGGTCACGATCCTGCGCAAGGACGGCCGGCGCCTCGAAGCCCTCGCGGACGGCCTGGCCATGCTGGAGCCTCTGGGGCCCAAGCCCAGGTTGGAGAAGCGTCCCCTGACCCGCATCCGCACGCTGGGCAAGCGGTTCGTCCCCCGGGTCTCCTGGACTACGCCGGGCAGCGAGGTGGCGTTCCCCAACCTGGATCACATCCTCCACAATGTGTTCAGCCCCTGCTGCGCCAATCCCTTCGACACGGGCACCTACCGGCCGGGCGACTCGCCGCGCATCACCGTGCAGAAGCCCGGCCTCGTGAAGCTCTACTGCAATGTGCACAACGGCATGAACGCCTTCCTGTGGGTGGTCGAGACCCCCTGGGTGCAGCCCCTGGACGCGCGCGCCGGCCTGGATTTCCGCGAGCTTCCCCCCGGTCCCTACCGGCTGAGGATCTGGCACCCGGAAACCGGGGAGAAGGTGTGGATGGTGAGCATCGGCGAAGGGACCACCCGCGGCGGCTGGACCCTCAGCGCCACCCTGCCCGCCCTCGAGCCCCACAAGAACAAGTTCGGCCAGGACTACCCGCCCGCCAAGGACGAGAGTTCGTACTAA
- a CDS encoding serine/threonine-protein kinase, with the protein MAPVRWPHSLAWKFFLRTALLVVLVVGAVLGVAYQQAQKGARDAAERGLRTAGRVLDKHIPQEARVLDAGLEVFVAQSTNSAYLDSAAKRGDEASVRDHLLQSLPNLQADVAAVVRPDGRRLSCTTDGVRRDYGDVAIAQMALDPEGAQAAGIEGPSYAGFLEFPSGTHAGFYLAVARPLRLPGGDLIGAMLVGIRLGDRAAADLRDTAVGRAEPPSQVALLSRGRIVGSTLEPAAQAGLAAALEGARYEPIRAALLQGQPSGLLAFRIHGADYLGRVTPLRGTDGLKHELATALLLPLDPFMAPFRRLQWIILGTGFGGLLVALALALHAARSVTAPLARLTEATAELALGGRPGLPPSPTGGEVGDEVGALTSAFRALLGELKAKDDLLAALAPLRAAPGRPGPGAEADLAVVDMEATVPMPDGSQALAGEAAGPQRRLVLKEGDLFAGRYRLESVLGRGGMGLVLKARDQQLDEEVAIKILRPERDLDPAFLGQLKQEIRLARRITHRHVLRTHDFGEADGVPFVTMEYLKGVTLKQLLDDRGRLPLPLALRIGRQVAEGLEAAHAVGVVHRDIKPLNVLFDARGDAKLMDFGLAAPVAATGASREGLIFGTPRYMAPEQVRGERVDPRTDLYALGVMLYELSVGRPPFDGGEVQDILRHQLETPAPDVRTAVPELPPAYADLLQRLMAKDIAARPASAAEVVELLKGIASGDRGSA; encoded by the coding sequence ATGGCCCCAGTGCGCTGGCCCCATTCCCTCGCCTGGAAGTTCTTCCTGCGCACGGCGCTCCTGGTGGTGCTGGTGGTGGGGGCGGTGCTGGGCGTGGCCTACCAGCAGGCCCAGAAGGGGGCGCGGGACGCCGCCGAGCGGGGGCTCCGCACGGCCGGCCGCGTGCTGGACAAGCACATCCCCCAGGAGGCCCGCGTGCTGGACGCGGGGCTGGAGGTCTTCGTCGCCCAGAGCACCAACAGCGCCTACCTCGACAGCGCCGCCAAGCGCGGGGACGAGGCCAGCGTCCGGGATCACCTGCTGCAGAGCCTTCCGAACCTCCAGGCGGATGTCGCCGCCGTCGTCCGCCCGGATGGGCGGCGCCTCTCCTGCACCACGGATGGCGTGCGCCGGGACTATGGCGATGTGGCCATCGCCCAGATGGCCCTGGACCCGGAGGGCGCCCAGGCCGCGGGCATCGAGGGGCCGTCGTACGCTGGCTTCCTCGAGTTCCCCTCGGGCACCCATGCGGGCTTCTACCTGGCGGTGGCCCGGCCCCTGCGGCTGCCGGGCGGTGACCTCATCGGCGCCATGCTGGTGGGGATCCGGCTGGGGGACCGGGCCGCGGCGGACCTCCGGGACACGGCCGTGGGCCGGGCAGAGCCCCCTTCCCAGGTGGCCCTCCTCAGCCGGGGCCGCATCGTCGGCAGCACCCTGGAGCCCGCCGCCCAGGCGGGATTGGCCGCGGCCCTGGAGGGAGCCCGCTACGAACCCATCCGGGCGGCCCTCCTCCAAGGCCAGCCCTCGGGGCTGCTGGCGTTCCGGATCCACGGCGCGGACTACCTGGGCCGTGTCACGCCCCTGCGGGGGACGGATGGGCTGAAACACGAACTGGCCACGGCCCTGCTGCTGCCCCTGGATCCCTTCATGGCGCCGTTCCGGCGGTTGCAGTGGATCATCCTCGGCACCGGCTTCGGGGGCCTGCTGGTGGCCCTGGCCCTGGCGCTGCACGCGGCCCGGAGCGTGACGGCCCCCCTGGCCCGACTCACCGAGGCCACGGCGGAGCTGGCCCTGGGGGGCCGCCCCGGGCTGCCCCCCAGCCCGACCGGAGGCGAGGTTGGCGACGAGGTCGGGGCCCTCACCTCGGCCTTCCGGGCCCTGCTCGGCGAGCTGAAGGCCAAGGACGACCTGCTGGCCGCCCTGGCCCCGCTGCGCGCCGCTCCCGGCCGTCCCGGGCCCGGCGCCGAAGCCGACCTCGCCGTGGTGGACATGGAGGCCACGGTGCCGATGCCCGACGGAAGCCAGGCCCTGGCGGGCGAGGCGGCAGGCCCCCAGCGGCGCCTGGTGCTGAAGGAGGGCGATCTCTTCGCGGGCCGCTATCGACTGGAGTCGGTGCTGGGCCGGGGCGGCATGGGCCTCGTGCTGAAGGCCCGGGACCAGCAGCTGGACGAGGAGGTGGCCATCAAGATCCTCCGTCCCGAGCGCGACCTCGACCCGGCCTTCCTGGGCCAGCTCAAGCAGGAGATCCGGCTGGCCCGCCGGATCACCCACCGCCATGTGCTGCGCACCCATGATTTCGGCGAAGCCGACGGGGTCCCCTTCGTGACGATGGAGTACCTCAAGGGCGTGACGCTCAAGCAGCTGCTGGACGACCGCGGCCGCCTGCCCCTGCCCCTGGCCCTGCGCATCGGGCGTCAGGTGGCGGAAGGCCTGGAGGCCGCCCATGCCGTGGGCGTGGTGCACCGGGACATCAAGCCCCTCAATGTGCTCTTCGATGCCCGGGGCGACGCCAAGCTCATGGATTTCGGCCTGGCGGCCCCCGTGGCCGCGACAGGGGCGAGCCGCGAGGGTCTGATCTTCGGCACGCCGCGCTACATGGCGCCGGAACAGGTGCGGGGCGAACGGGTGGATCCCCGCACGGACCTGTACGCCCTGGGTGTGATGCTCTACGAACTCAGCGTGGGGCGCCCGCCCTTCGACGGCGGCGAGGTCCAGGACATCCTGCGCCACCAGCTCGAGACCCCGGCGCCGGATGTGCGGACCGCCGTTCCCGAGCTGCCGCCGGCCTACGCGGACCTGCTGCAGCGCCTCATGGCCAAAGACATCGCCGCTCGGCCGGCCTCCGCCGCCGAGGTGGTGGAGCTCCTCAAGGGCATCGCCTCGGGAGACCGGGGGAGCGCCTGA
- a CDS encoding riboflavin synthase, whose protein sequence is MFTGLIRHLGTLESRASRPGGARLRIASPADLLARAELGASIAVNGACLTSVAVDGRAWEADLSEETLEKTTLGRLPLGTSLHLEPALRVGDPLDGHLVSGHVDGLGQLLSRPQGQGGLDEGIWRFAMARALAPMIAPKGSVAVDGISLTVVDCGTDWFTVALIPETVTRTALHHLRPGTAVNLEADPIGRFVARALALRGSDEKLTRFAQGGWGG, encoded by the coding sequence ATGTTCACCGGCCTGATCAGACATCTCGGCACGCTCGAATCCCGCGCCTCCCGACCCGGCGGCGCGCGGCTGCGCATCGCTTCCCCGGCGGATCTCCTGGCTCGCGCCGAGCTGGGCGCCAGCATTGCCGTGAACGGCGCCTGTCTCACGAGCGTGGCCGTGGACGGACGGGCCTGGGAGGCCGACCTCAGCGAAGAGACGCTGGAGAAGACCACCTTGGGCCGCCTGCCCCTGGGTACCTCCCTGCACCTCGAACCCGCCCTGCGGGTGGGTGATCCGCTGGACGGCCACCTGGTATCGGGCCATGTCGACGGCCTCGGACAGTTGCTGTCGCGCCCCCAGGGCCAGGGCGGCCTCGACGAGGGCATCTGGCGGTTCGCCATGGCCAGGGCCCTGGCGCCCATGATCGCGCCCAAGGGCTCCGTGGCCGTGGACGGCATCTCGCTCACGGTGGTGGACTGCGGCACCGACTGGTTCACCGTGGCCCTCATCCCCGAGACCGTGACCCGCACAGCCCTCCACCACCTGCGTCCCGGCACCGCCGTCAACCTGGAAGCCGATCCCATCGGTCGCTTCGTGGCCCGGGCCCTGGCCCTGCGGGGCAGCGACGAGAAGCTGACCCGCTTCGCCCAGGGCGGCTGGGGTGGCTGA
- a CDS encoding amino acid permease — MLTRLFRTKTLEQLRASAEEPEHQLKKNLGVFELTTFGIGAIIGAGIFSSIGTAAAGNMADGRLPAGPGLVLSILIVALICGFTALAYAELASMIPVSGSAYTYAYATLGELMAWIIGWDLLLEYAISNVAVAISWGDYARSFFSTVFHVDIPGWLGMDPRSALKLAEGAPAMDLAAKLQALAQAKAGLVHGAATFLNWEVIRTAPTVAGFPITINLLAVVITTLITWLCYIGIKESARVNSVMVIIKVAILLAVVGLGIRFVSPDNWHPFVPHGWRGIQAGAAIIFFAFIGFDAVSTTAEECRNPGKDLPRGILWSLLICTVIYAAVALVVTGMLHYTKLGGIADPLAYIFTEHKMGGIAAVISFGAVIATTAALLVYQVGQPRIFMSMSRDGLLAPWFGKVHDKFKTPSHATVLTGFLVAIPAALLNIDEVVELANIGTLFAFVIVCVAVLVLRKRRPEAPRKFLMPFAWIIAPLGILGCVWIARGLPAITWYRFFAWLAIGLVVYFFYGSRKSRLGMPTAS, encoded by the coding sequence ATGCTGACGCGCCTCTTCCGAACCAAGACCCTGGAGCAGCTGCGGGCCAGCGCCGAGGAACCGGAACATCAGCTCAAGAAGAACCTGGGCGTCTTCGAGCTCACCACCTTCGGCATCGGCGCCATCATCGGGGCCGGCATCTTCTCCAGCATCGGCACCGCCGCCGCGGGGAACATGGCCGATGGACGCCTCCCGGCAGGGCCGGGGCTGGTCCTGAGCATCCTCATCGTGGCCCTGATCTGCGGGTTCACGGCACTCGCCTACGCGGAACTGGCCTCCATGATCCCCGTGTCGGGCAGCGCCTACACCTACGCCTACGCCACGCTGGGCGAGCTGATGGCCTGGATCATCGGCTGGGATCTGCTGCTGGAGTACGCCATCTCCAATGTGGCCGTGGCCATCTCCTGGGGCGACTACGCCCGCAGCTTCTTCTCGACGGTCTTCCATGTGGACATCCCGGGTTGGCTGGGCATGGATCCGCGCAGCGCGCTGAAGCTGGCGGAGGGGGCACCCGCCATGGACCTGGCCGCCAAGCTCCAGGCGCTGGCCCAGGCCAAGGCGGGGCTGGTCCATGGCGCCGCCACCTTCCTGAACTGGGAGGTCATCAGGACGGCCCCCACCGTGGCGGGTTTCCCCATCACCATCAACCTGCTGGCGGTGGTCATCACGACCCTCATCACCTGGCTCTGCTACATCGGCATCAAGGAGAGCGCCCGGGTGAACAGCGTCATGGTGATCATCAAGGTGGCGATCCTCCTCGCGGTGGTGGGGCTGGGGATCCGGTTCGTGAGCCCCGACAACTGGCACCCCTTCGTGCCCCACGGCTGGCGGGGCATCCAGGCGGGCGCCGCCATCATCTTCTTCGCCTTCATCGGCTTCGACGCCGTGAGCACCACCGCCGAGGAATGCCGCAACCCCGGCAAGGATCTGCCCAGGGGCATCCTGTGGTCCCTGCTGATCTGCACAGTGATCTACGCCGCCGTGGCCCTGGTGGTGACGGGCATGCTGCACTACACGAAGCTCGGCGGCATCGCCGATCCCCTGGCCTACATCTTCACCGAGCACAAGATGGGCGGGATCGCAGCGGTCATCAGCTTCGGAGCCGTCATCGCCACCACCGCCGCCCTGCTGGTCTACCAGGTGGGCCAGCCCCGCATCTTCATGAGCATGAGCCGGGACGGCCTGCTGGCGCCCTGGTTCGGCAAGGTGCACGACAAGTTCAAGACCCCCTCCCACGCCACGGTGCTCACGGGCTTCCTGGTGGCGATCCCCGCAGCCCTGCTCAACATAGATGAGGTGGTGGAGCTGGCCAACATCGGCACCCTCTTCGCCTTCGTCATCGTCTGCGTCGCCGTCCTCGTCCTGCGCAAGCGCCGCCCCGAGGCCCCGCGGAAGTTCCTCATGCCCTTCGCCTGGATCATCGCCCCCCTGGGGATCCTGGGCTGCGTCTGGATCGCGCGGGGCCTGCCCGCCATCACCTGGTACCGCTTCTTCGCCTGGCTGGCCATCGGCCTGGTGGTCTACTTCTTCTACGGCTCCCGCAAGAGCCGCCTGGGGATGCCGACTGCGTCATGA
- a CDS encoding DUF58 domain-containing protein, whose product MKLWSDRRLRLSLTGLGGQYLLALLAVGAFSVNTGNNLLYLVFSLMLGLFLVSGVLSRRALQGLGVKELEEGNLFARVRGGLRLRLQDSGRGRVRGLELLLSMEDGEVQPSFLGAASRSGETSVVFQVRAGHRGWTRLRRLELRTRFPFGLLEKSRFIDLDQPLLVLPHPRTPPAPPTSWRGEGHRTLAQEGVSSPEGARPLRVGDPPGRVHWKRTAQRSQPWVRTFEEERPLGLHLRIDLSAWAPGRPFERELERLSGAILQARLQKREISLEFHGASGAHEARGYTACWRILAQARAEGSTDRAEAAEGPLS is encoded by the coding sequence GTGAAGCTCTGGAGCGACCGCCGGCTGCGCCTGTCCCTCACGGGGCTGGGCGGGCAGTACCTGCTGGCGCTGCTGGCGGTGGGAGCCTTCTCGGTGAACACGGGCAACAACCTGCTCTACCTCGTGTTCTCGCTGATGCTGGGCCTGTTCCTGGTCTCGGGGGTCCTCAGCCGCCGGGCCCTCCAGGGCCTCGGGGTCAAGGAGCTGGAGGAGGGCAATCTCTTCGCCCGGGTGCGGGGCGGCCTGCGCCTCCGACTGCAGGACTCTGGGCGGGGGCGGGTCCGCGGCCTCGAGCTGCTTCTCTCGATGGAGGACGGCGAAGTCCAGCCCAGCTTCCTGGGCGCCGCCAGCCGCAGCGGCGAGACCTCGGTGGTGTTCCAGGTCCGGGCGGGGCACCGGGGCTGGACCCGGCTCCGGCGGCTTGAGCTGCGCACCCGCTTCCCCTTCGGCCTGCTGGAGAAGTCCCGGTTCATCGACCTCGATCAGCCCCTGCTCGTGCTGCCCCATCCCCGGACGCCCCCGGCGCCGCCCACGAGCTGGCGTGGGGAGGGCCACCGCACCCTGGCCCAGGAGGGCGTCAGCAGCCCGGAGGGGGCGCGGCCCCTGCGGGTGGGCGATCCTCCGGGCCGGGTCCATTGGAAGCGCACGGCCCAGCGCAGTCAGCCCTGGGTGCGGACTTTCGAGGAGGAGCGGCCCCTGGGGCTCCACCTACGGATCGACCTGTCGGCCTGGGCACCGGGCCGTCCCTTCGAGCGGGAGCTGGAGCGCCTGTCGGGCGCGATCCTCCAGGCCCGCCTCCAGAAGCGGGAGATCAGCCTCGAGTTTCACGGGGCCTCGGGCGCCCACGAGGCGCGGGGCTACACCGCCTGCTGGCGGATTCTGGCCCAGGCCCGGGCCGAAGGCAGCACGGATCGGGCGGAGGCCGCGGAAGGTCCGCTAAGCTGA